The following are encoded in a window of Peromyscus eremicus chromosome 12, PerEre_H2_v1, whole genome shotgun sequence genomic DNA:
- the Kcne2 gene encoding potassium voltage-gated channel subfamily E member 2 translates to MTTLANFTQTLEDVFKKIFITYMDTWRKNMTAEEQALQAKVDAENFYYVILYLMVMIGMFSFIVVAILVSTVKSKRREHSQDPYHQYIVEDWQEKYKSQILHLEDSKATIHENMGATGLTVSP, encoded by the coding sequence ATGACCACATTAGCCAACTTTACACAGACACTGGAGGATGTCTTCAAGAAGATTTTTATTACTTACATGGACACCTGGAGGAAGAACATGACGGCCGAGGAACAGGCGCTCCAGGCCAAGGTGGACGCCGAGAACTTCTACTACGTCATCCTGTACCTCATGGTGATGATCGGCATGTTCTCCTTCATTGTGGTGGCCATCCTGGTGAGCACGGTGAAGTCCAAGCGGCGGGAGCACTCACAGGACCCCTACCACCAGTACATAGTGGAGGATTGGCAGGAGAAGTATAAAAGTCAGATCCTGCATCTGGAGGACTCCAAGGCCACCATCCACGAGAACATGGGGGCAACGGGGTTGACGGTGTCGCCCTGA
- the Smim11 gene encoding small integral membrane protein 11: MNWKVLEHVPLLLYILAAKTLILCLAFAGVKMYQRKSLEAKLQAEEKKKRSEKKEN, encoded by the exons ATGAACTGGAAG GTTCTTGAACACGTGCCCCTGCTGCTGTATATCTTGGCAGCAAAGACCCTGATCCTCTGCCTGGCCTTTGCGGGAGTGAAAATGTACCAAAGGAAAAGCCTGGAAGCGAAACTGCAAGCCGAGGAGAAGAAGAAGCGGTCggagaagaaagagaactga